One Spinacia oleracea cultivar Varoflay chromosome 4, BTI_SOV_V1, whole genome shotgun sequence DNA segment encodes these proteins:
- the LOC130471426 gene encoding sugar transport protein 1-like yields MAGGIIVDSGKVGKDYPGKLTGYVFLSCLLAAAGGLIFGYDIGISGGVTSMPMFLEKFFPSVYRQQMADSGTNQYCKFNSVKLTMFTSSLYLAALVASIVASTVTRKWGRKRSMFAGGLLFLAGAVVNAAAQNVAMLIIGRILLGFGIGFANQVRTLERLRNQYFYCSVIGIAICFT; encoded by the exons ATGGCGGGTGGAATAATAGTTGATAGTGGAAAAGTAGGTAAAGACTATCCAGGAAAATTAACTGGTTATGTCTTTTTGAGTTGCCTTCTTGCAGCTGCCGGAGGTTTGATCTTCGGTTATGACATCGGGATTTCAG GTGGAGTCACATCAATGCCTATGTTTTTGGAGAAATTTTTTCCTTCAGTTTATAGACAACAGATGGCAGATTCTGGAACGAATCAGTATTGTAAATTCAATAGCGTCAAATTAACTATGTTCACATCCTCTTTATACTTGGCTGCATTAGTAGCTTCTATTGTGGCATCCACAGTCACTAGAAAGTGGGGCCGTAAGCGATCCATGTTTGCTGGAGGTCTCCTCTTCCTCGCCGGTGCCGTTGTTAATGCCGCTGCTCAAAACGTTGCCATGCTTATAATCGGTCGTATACTTCTTGGTTTTGGCATTGGCTTCGCTAATCAGGTACGTACTCTCGAACGACTCCGTAACCAATATTTTTACTGTTCAGTAATTGGAATTGCAATATGTTTTACCTGA
- the LOC130459959 gene encoding zinc finger BED domain-containing protein RICESLEEPER 2-like, whose amino-acid sequence MESSQSKMPAFSVESVQPLTEVELEELCKSLPPDKKLKEGRQYLYKRKSKKRGTFWQHYIEFVEGGTLKAECKYCDTTLACDGNKNGSKNVKYHAERCIGNPENKDKGKGQQTELFFEKENDSGKLNYGSGTVNLKDVREALVRMIIIDELPFKHVEKPGFKAFVQVGIPRFIIPSRTTIARDCLKLYYSEREKLKEVFKSCQRVSVTTDTWTSIQRINYMCLTAHFIDNDWKLNKKIINFCPISSHKGEAIGKAVEACLEYWGIEDKLFTVTVDNASSNDVACAYLRRMVQRTGCFSQGKYIHVRCIAHIVNLIVWDGIREHGVCIDRVRNAVKYIKNSPARIDRFKELVQKANIDSKCSLSFDVPTRWNSTYTMLDTAVKFQRVFSGLSLPHGEKENEKPPEYDDWKKVERLITFLKGFYLLTRRISGSLYVTSNTGLTEIASMYDMLNKWEKSLDLDFQAMAVAMKKKFDKYWGDVEKMNMLVYVAAILDPHSKFLVVELTLCDMYGIEKGKKLGSYVKDYTYKLFDEYRMMYSSYMPESGNNGDPMSLDEINDGDYKKNLFDRAKRLKETTGYVNSELDRYINDQLGPLEEEMDALTWWGNNGYRYPTLQRMARDILAIPLSTVASESAFSTGGRHLDPFRSSLSPLMVQALICANDWLKARGLPCVDVEETLKDLEEMEKEIEVDDEDHEVVFVDSVGVL is encoded by the exons ATGGAGAGCTCTCAATCCAAAATGCCGGCCTTTTCAGTAGAAAGTGTACAACCACTGACGGAAGTGGAATTGGAGGAATTGTGCAAGTCCTTGCCTCCGGATAAGAAGCTAAAAGAGGGACGCCAATATCTCTACAAAAGAAAAAGTAAGAAGAGAGGAACTTTTTGGCAGCACTACATTGAGTTTGTTGAGGGTGGTACACTAAAAGCTGAATGTAAGTATTGTGATACAACTTTAGCTTGTGATGGGAATAAAAATGGTTCAAAAAATGTGAAGTATCATGCTGAAAGGTGCATTGGTAATCCTGAAAACAAAGATAAGGGTAAAGGGCAACAAACTGAATTGTTTTTTGAGAAAGAAAATGATAGTGGGAAATTAAACTATGGGAGTGGGACTGTTAATCTAAAAGATGTAAGGGAAGCATTAGTTCGTATGATCATTATTGATGAGCTTCCATTCAAGCATGTGGAAAAACCTGGATTTAAGGCTTTTGTGCAAGTAGGAATACCTAGGTTTATTATTCCATCTCGTACTACCATTGCTCGTGATTGTTTGAAACTTTATTATAGTGAAAGGGAAAAGTTAAAAGAAGTGTTTAAGAGTTGTCAAAGAGTTAGTGTGACCACTGATACTTGGACATCAATTCAAAGGATTAACTACATGTGTCTCACGGCTCATTTCATTGATAATGATTggaaattgaataaaaagattATAAATTTTTGTCCAATATCTAGTCATAAAGGTGAGGCCATTGGTAAAGCAGTTGAGGCATGTCTAGAGTATTGGGGTATTGAAGATAAGCTATTTACTGTCACAGTTGACAATGCTAGCTCTAATGATGTTGCTTGTGCATACTTAAGAAGAATGGTTCAAAGAACAGGTTGTTTTAGTCAAGGAAAATATATTCACGTTAGATGCATTGCTCATATTGTCAATCTTATTGTGTGGGATGGTATTAGAGAGCATGGTGTGTGCATTGATAGAGTTAGAAATGCTGTGAAATATATTAAGAACTCTCCTGCAAGAATAGATAGGTTCAAAGAACTTGTGCAAAAGGCTAACATTGATAGTAAATGTTCCTTATCCTTTGATGTCCCCACTCGTTGGAACTCCACTTACACCATGTTAGACACGGCTGTAAAATTTCAGCGTGTTTTTAGTGGATTATCTCTTCCTCATGGAGAGAAGGAAAATGAGAAGCCTCCTGAATATGATGATTGGAAGAAAGTAGAGAGGTTGATTACGTTTTTGAAGgggttttatcttttgactcGTCGTATTTCTGGTTCACTTTATGTGACTAGTAATACAGGCTTAACTGAGATTGCCTCTATGTATGATATGCTTAATAAGTGGGAAAAAAGTCTAGATTTGGATTTTCAAGCTATGGCCGTTGCAATGAAAAAAAAGTTTGATAAGTATTGGGGTGATGTGGAAAAAATGAATATGCTTGTTTATGTTGCCGCTATTCTTGATCCTCACTCCAAGTTCTTAGTTGTTGAATTGACATTATGTGATATGTATGGAATTGAAAAGGGCAAGAAACTTGGTAGTTATGTGAAGGATTACACTTATAAGTTATTTGATGAATATAGAATGATGTATTCCTCTTATATGCCTGAAAGTGGAAACAATGGAGATCCTATGTCACTTGATGAAATAAATGATGGAGACTATAAGAAAAATCTTTTTGATAGAGCTAAAAGATTGAAGGAGACAACTGGATATGTGAATAGTGAGTTGGATAGATATATAAATGACCAATTAGGCCCGCTAGAAGAAGAAATGGATGCATTAACTTGGTGGGGTAATAATGGATATCGTTATCCTACTCTTCAACGCATGGCACGTGATATACTAGCTATCCCATTGTCCACCGTTGCATCGGAATCTGCTTTTAGCACGGGAGGTCGTCATCTAGATCCATTTCGAAGTTCGTTGTCTCCTTTG ATGGTTCAAGCTCTAATTTGCGCAAATGATTGGCTTAAAGCAAGGGGATTACCATGTGTTGATGTGGAAGAAACTTTGAAAGACTTGGAAGAAATGGAGAAAG AAATAGAAGTTGATGATGAGGATCATGAGGTCGTGTTTGTGGACTCAGTTGGTGTGCTTTAA